The stretch of DNA GAAGATATCAAAGTCTCCTTGATCCTCGACTTCCTCAATTACTGCGTCGACAAATGAATCAAATGGCTTTTCGTCTCTAACTCTATCCTCTACTTTAACTAATGTAGCTGTTACCGGAACGCTTTTTGCTTCATCCATTTGTTCTTTCGTGATATATCCATGCTGCTCCATTAGCATTAAAACAATATTACGTCGTTTTTCTGCTAAATCTGGATGCTTAAATGGATTGTAATTATTAGGACTTTGCGGCATTCCAGCTAGCTGTGCAGCTTCTGGCAGGGTAAGCTCTTTTAATTCTTTGCCATAATAGATTTTTGCAGCTGTCGCGAGTCCATGACTGTTTTGAGATACATAGACTTTGTTGACATACATTTCAAAGATTTGATGTTTTGTATATTTTTGTTCCAGCTGATAAGCCATCCATGCTTCCTGTACTTTTCGCTTCAAGGTTTTCTCTGGAGTTAAAAACGAATTTTTGATGACCTGCTGTGTAATCGTGCTTGCGCCTTCAGAACCAAAACCTTCACGGAAATTGGCTACAACGGCTCCAGCCAAGCGGATAGGGTCCAAACCATGGTGTTTATAAAATCGTACATCCTCTACTGCTAAAACGGCATCTTCAAGTAGTTTTGGTATGTCCTTATAGTTTACATATTCCCTGTTTTCCGAACCAACTTCTGCAATTAGTTCGCCATCTTTATCTAATACTTTAGAGGAGATGGGATCTTTTAATAATTTCGGATCAAGTTTTGGAGTATCCTTTACTAAATAAGCAAAGGTTCCAACGCCAGTTAATATACCAATAATTCCAAGGGCAACAAGTGATAAAAATATCTTCTTAAAAATCCCACTAGGTTTTTTCTTTGCTTTTTGTTTTCCTTTGGATTTTTGGAGTTTTTTTCGGCGCTCCTCTCTCGATTGAAATTCTTCTGCCATGATTATTTCCTTCCTTTCATACTTCAATCAAACTTTTTTCTTTCTTCCTATAATTGATAAAGAGTATCGATTATTTTAATATAGTCAATTCTGGGTTGAAATCCAAGCGGAATGTATACACCTATTTCCTCGATTTCTTCCTTCGTAATTGATTTTCTGCCTCCATTTTGCATTCTTCCCCAAAAAGAAAACAAGTGTTTTGCTTCTAAAAAATATACTTGTTCAACCTTGGAAAACCGGAGAATAACAAAACAAATGCCACCCTGTGAAACAACTTCCTGCATATGATCGATTTGATGTTGATGAAAGTTTTTCAATGGAAAAGAAGTTGTATTTGCTGTTTCCTTCGCTTCAAAATCAATGTACCTGCCTTTATATACACCATTATAATCAGTGGTCGAAGCTTGTTTAAAATATGCTTCTTTAATGACAGCAGCGCTTCTTTTAGGGTAATCTACTTGGACAATTTGAACGGGTGTAGGTTTTTTATGAATGCATGCAATTTTTCTCTCGCGGTAATAATCATTCGTATCGTTCAAATCATCTTCGAGGGTCATTCCTCTATTGCTAAAGGAATGGTTGCCTTGTTTCTTTTCTTTGGACTCTAATTCATTACTTTTAGGGATGTACCTTTTTCCGTTTGGATAATTAAAATTCATGATAAGCACCTCATTTTGCTATTACTTATCATATCAAATCTAATCGTTATAGGGTGTATAAAATTTATTACAAAACAAACGCTAATATAGATAATGTACCTTGACTGTAACAAAAGTGCATGATTCATTTTACATAAATCACCCATTCTCAAAAACTACCTATTACGAAAGTCGTTGATGAATATGAATCATCTTACAATACATGAGATTGAGACCATCAGTCAAATTAGAACTGAAACAGATAAATTGAATCTTGACAATATTTCAAGGACTAATGCCTACTTCTCTTATTTTAAAAAGAACCCCGATATTATTTGGTCATTCCTTGCTAGTATGGTATCAAGGAATGGAGGATGGAATATGTGTGATTTAGAGGGACATGTCTTTCGAGAAATCTTAGAGCCAAGTACAAGAAAAGACCTGTTCCTTACTTTTGAACGAGTCAATTGGTTGATTTTCCACGATGTTTATCCTCAATTACTCGTCTATCAATATTCGACGAAAATCAAGCGTCCAATGTTTCATCTCCTTCCATACTTTAAATGTTCGGGATTTATTCAAAGGGAATGGGAGAGGTACTGGAAGGAAGGAAATCGAGAGCGTTTGACAACCTCGTTAATCATCAATGAGCAAAACGTTATTCATGCACCCGTTATTGGGCATCCCGTTTACAGGAAGCGGGTTTTCCGTTCGTGGATATTTAATGTTCAAGATTGGCTCCATTTCAGTTCTGTCCTTTTTCCTACATGTGGGGGAGAATTATATGGTGCAAGTGTAAATGGCTTTAAGTCACTTGCTAAACGAATTAATCTTGGAAAAAGATTAGCAAGAATCTTGACCCATCCACGGTTATTCCCATTATTTTTCGAGTTTGCGGATAGAACTCCGCATACTGGATCGCGATTTGATTATGAACAGTATTTTAAAACAAGGACAAATCGTAAAACACCGATATTAAGAGCCACCTTTCCTATTATAGAACATAAACATTATCAATATGAGGATTGGAGCAAGGAGAGAGTGATTTCCCCTGCATGGCTTCATTTCCCTGCAAGACATCACCATACGATTCATTTAACAGATTGGTACTTTGAAAAATCCAATCAGTTGGATTTAATGCTGGCGTTACATAAAGCGTCACATATAAAGAAAATATAAGAAGCAAGGCATGCGCCTTGCTTCTTATTGCTGTTCATTATTCAGCCGGACGGTTAGGTCCTTCAAGCTTTTTATCTCCATAGCCAACTTTATTTTCTGCTTGAGTTGCACCGGATTTTTTGTTTTGTTTCTTTTTTGACATTATCAACACCTCCATTTTTAGCTTGTTCGATTTTTTATTTTTCATGCGAAAATAAGGGTAGTGTCGAATAGAAAGGGAATAAGTGCCAAATTGCACTTTCTTTGACGAATAGCTTCTAGTTTTGTCAAAGGGGAAGGAAGCCTAAAAAAGAAAGAGAATAGTACATTATATAAAAGCGAGGAGGTTCTTAATTTGATGAATTCGTCATTGCCAGAAAAGGAAAAGCTGCTTTCTATGCTGACAGAGATATATGATCAATTAGAAGAATTGGAGATTGTTTTAGAAGCATCTTTCTCCGACCTTCGCATGCAAATGAATAATGAGGAGCAACAAAAATTAACAGCACCCGTCCAAAGACTCTCTAAGCTTGAAAAAGAATTAGATAGAATAAACCCAGCAACAGAAAATAGCAATTCAGTAACAAGAGCACTAAAACTTGAAATGGGCTTTTAAAAACCGATAAAATAAAAATAGAAAAAATGGAGTAGCTTTATTTTAAAAGCTGCTTTTTATTTTGTAGTCTGTGTTAATGCTAAATAGTGATTTTGGTACTCTGATGATTTTCGCGGAAGGCACGAAGACTCCTCGAAAATGCTATCGCATTTTCTTCGTGCGTGGGCGAATTCGAGGATTTAATTCAATGTCCTGCGGGAGGGCGGGGCAGGGGGGACCCCGCAGGTGCTTAAGCGCCGAGGAGGCTCCCCGAACCGCCCGCGGAAAGCGAAGTGCCTCGTGACAGGCAGAGACCGCCTGTCACTTCGGTGCTTATTCAAAGAAGCTTTCCTTAGTGGAGCGAAATCAACAGACCAGTTAACACAGACTAAACTAGAAAGGAAAAACTGGCGATGTCTGAGGAAATTCTCCAATTAACAAAAAAGCTGCTACATTATAACCAGTCATTTCTTGAATACTTTGAGGAAGCTCGGGAGAAAGGGACCACACATGACTTTCATGCGGTAATATTACCTTTTGCAAATGAGGTAAAGAGTACTTCGCAAGAATGGAGTACATTGATGAAGAACTGGCTTAAAAATAGTCCACAAAAGCATCTTCATCTAAAACAAATCGATACCACTTTAGATCATATAGAACAACTATCCATACAGGCATTTTTTCCGAAAACAAGCAAATCAAGATTTTTAAATGCAAATCGGACAGTCGAATTTTTCCTATTAGAGATAATAAGGGAATTAGAAAATTAAAATAGAGATGCAGTTTGCATCTCTTTGTAAAGGGCTTGTCTCGTTGTTTTTTTATTTCATGAATTTTCGATGAGGGAGTCTTCCTTATAATCGTCAGGAATTACAGCGCCTTGCGCTTCGAGCTCACGAACAAGAAGACGATATTCTTTAATGTTAATCTCGTTGTGAATATAAGCTTTCTTAGCAAAATCCATTAATGCATTTACATCATCAGTACTATAGTCCCGACTTTGATTAAATTTGCTTTTAAGTGAGCGAATGTCCATATGTAACTCCTCCTTCATCTTTTTCTTATCGTAACATGAAAAAAAAGGATTCCTAGTTTTTAAAATATTTAAACTTTAGACAAAATTCCCTGCATTTTGACATGACATCTATATGAAAAATATGCACCCTTCCCATCCGTGAAACATAGTTTGTAGTAATGAAAACGCGGAGGAGATGTTTGCCCATGTACGGTAGAAATAGATCAAATTATTATTTAAATCATGGATACTTGGGGCAAATGAATTACAGGGAACCAGGTTATTATCAATCACATTATCAACCTGTCCCACGTAATCAGCCATATCATTACCAAGAAGAACAAAGCATGGAATGGTATCCATATCAACAACACAACCCTTACTTTCAACAGTCCTTTCAACAACCATATCAACCACCATATCATCCATATGAATCGACCTTTCAGCCTAGTGGAAATCTTTTGCAAATGCCTAATCCAACGGGGTATTATCCTCCTAAGGATGCACAATTCCTATTTCAAAACCCACTGCAGCCCAAGGAAGAAATGACACCAAATCCATATATGCAGCAAATGAACGGCTACAGTGTGATGAATCCTTATCCAAAATCAAGTGGAATGCTGAAACAACCTGGGGGAATTCAATCTCTTATGAATTCATTTAAATCCCAGGATGGGACAGTAGACGTTAATAAAATGGTCAATACAGCGGGGCAAATGGTAAATGCAGTAACACAGGTGTCCTCGTTGGTCAAAGGGCTAGGTGGAATATTTAAAGCTTAAAAAAGTAGAAAGACGGCCGGAAAGCCGTCTTTCTTATTGGAGATTTGTCGAAAAATATTTGAGGTTACTTTTTGAGCCTTAATCCTCAATATTTATCGTTGTTCCTCTAACTAATGGAATGGTAATGGTAAGTAGGCCATCGCGGTAAGAGGCTTTAACCATTTTTTCATTAATCATAACAGGTAATGAAATAGTTCGGGACAACCTTTGCTGTGAAACTCTTTTTTGAAATATATGATTATTACTATCTTCTTTTGTTTCACTTTCATTATTTTCAATTGAGATCGTTAATTGATTTGGTAAGATATTTAGACGTATTTGCTCCTTTTTTATCCCAGGCAACTCTGCGGCAATAATGTAATTATCCTCATTTTCCCGAACTTGAACAGGAAAAGCTCCACTTGGAAATGGATTACTGAAAAATTCGTCAATGGATTGAAGAAACCCCTTAACTGGTTTCTCATGAATTAAGTCATTCATGGTTCTAAAAATATCACGAAACTGCTCTGGTTTCATTTTTTTATTATTATTTTGGTCACTTGGAGGCACGGATGACATCATGCTTTCCCTCACTTTCCAAATTTTCTCACCATATCATATGCACTAGGCTATTGTTTGTGCTCGACATTCATTCGAGATAGAAAAAACCGCAGCTACCAACCGCTGCGGTTTTTCCATTATATTAAATTAATTTCTGAAAGAAGGACATCTATATCTAGGAGCATATTTCCATGGTCATCTACTTCAATTAGTTCATCCTTTTTCATTTTTGTCAGCGTTCTGCTAATGGTTTCACGAGTCGTTCCAATCATACTGGCCAAATCACGGTTGGTAAACTCAGACTTAAGAAGAATCGTCCCATCCTCTAATTCCTTTCCATGCTTTTGCCCAAGGCGAATGAGGAGTTTGATTATTTGCTCATATGTATTGTTAAGGATTTGTTCTTCTAAACGATTCTGTAAATCAACAATCTTTTCTCCGAGCACTTTAAATACTTTAATGCTAAGTTCGGGATACTCAATGAGAACACTTTCAAATTTTGAAATAGGTACTGCAATAAGCGTTGAAGGTTCAAGGACTTCGGCGTAAGCAGGGTAACTGCCTTTTCTAAAGAAACCTACGTGAGGAAACATTTCACCCTTTTTCATGATGGCAACAATTTGCTCTTTTCCATGAATATCACTTTTGTATACCTTGATTTTTCCGTCATAAATAAAATAAACATTTTCTAACGGGTCTCCTTGAAGAAAAACATGACTTTGCTTTTTCCATTCTCTTGCAATGGAAATATTGGCAATTTTTGTTAGTTCGTAATCATCTAATTCCCTAAAAAGCATGAACTCAGAAAGCACCTTCTTAATATCCTCAATTCTCATGCTAACCTCCACAGACGAAATAAAATATCTTATACTATTGTAACAGACAAACAAATAATATTTAATATTCTTTTTTTGCGAACGTTTATTCGCTATAATAAAAGTAATGAGGTGATATCATGAAACTAAAAAAAAACCTACAAGAAATTCTAGCTGATTTAAAAATCAATGACAATTTCAAAGAAAATATAGTAACTTGGAAGACATTAGAAGCAAAAGAAGCGCAAACGGTGTCTCTTCCAGATAATCTTCATACGGCATTAAGAGATTCACTGAAAAGTAAAGGAATAGAGAGGCTATATACGCACCAAAAAACAGCCTATGAGAATATCATTGCGTGTAAAAGTGTTGTAGCTGTTACACCTACTGCTTCAGGAAAAACACTGTGTTATAATCTTCCGGTTTTACAAAGTATCTTATCCAACCCGAACGCTAGGGCACTTTATATGTTTCCGACAAAAGCCCTTGCACAGGACCAGAAAAGTGAAATCAATGAGATTATTCAGGCTGCAGGTATTGATATCAATAGTTATACCTATGACGGTGACACACCTGCAAATATACGTCAGAAAGTCCGTAAAGCTGGACATGTTGTCATAACAAATCCTGATATGCTTCACTCAGCCATCCTTCCTCATCACACGAAATGGGTTTCACTCTTTGAAAATCTTAAATTCGTTGTCATTGATGAACTTCATACGTATCGAGGTGTTTTTGGAAGTCATGTTGCCAATGTCATTCGCAGGCTAAAACGAATCTGCACCTACTATGGCAGCAATCCGGTTTTTATCTGTACATCTGCAACAATTGCGAATCCACTCGAACTAGCACAAAAGTTAACGGAAGAAAAAATGGTCCTGATAGATAATAATGGTGCTCCAAGTGGTATGAAACATTTTCTTTTTTATAATCCGCCAATTGTTAATAAGCCATTAAACATTAGAAGAAGTGCAACGCTTGAAGTACGGAAAATTGCAGGTGAATTGTTAAAAAATAAAATTCAAACGATTGTCTTTGCTAGAAGCAGAGTTCGGGTTGAAATTATTTTAACGTATCTACAGGAATTGGTGAAAAATCAATTAGGACCTAAATCGATTATGGGTTACCGAGGTGGTTATTTACCAACAGAAAGAAGAAAAATTGAAAAAGGGCTGCGATCTGGAGATATCTATGGTGTTGTCAGTACAAATGCGTTGGAGTTAGGAGTCGATATTGGTCAGTTGCAGGTTTGCATTATGACGGGATATCCAGGAACCATTTCTAGTGCCTGGCAACAGGCAGGGAGAGCGGGAAGAAGACATGGGGAAGCACTTGTCATTATGGTTGCAAGTTCAAGTCCACTTGATCAATATATAATCCAAAACCCAGAGTATTTTTTTAATAAAAGCCCCGAGACGGCAAGGATTAATCCTGATAACTTGATTATATTAATTGATCATATGAAGTGTGCTGCATTTGAACTTCCTTTTAAAGTTGGTGAGCAGTTTGGGGAAGTTGGAACAGAGGATTTACTTGAATATCTGACAGAGGAACGCATCCTTTATCAGAACGGTGATAAATGGTTTTGGATGAATGATTCATTTCCAGCCCATAATATTAGTTTGCGTTCTGCTTCACAGGAAAATGTTATCATTGTTGACCAATCAGATATCGCTAATGCGAGGGTGATTGGGGAAATGGATCGGTTCTCAGCCATGACGCTTCTGCATGATGAAGCAATCTATCTTCATCAAGGAACACAGTTTCAAGTGGAGAAACTTGATTGGGAGGAAAAGAAGGCATTTGTACGGGAAGTTGATGTTGATTATTTTACAGACGCTAACCTCGCTGTACAACTAAAGGTGTTGGAAGAGGACAAGCTTAATAGATTTGAATCCGCCGAAGTTGGCTATGGAGATGTCAGCGTTAGAGCAATGGCAACCATTTTTAAGAAAATCAAATTCGAGACCCATGAAAATATTGGTTCAGGACCGATACATCTTCCAGAAGAAGAACTTCACACGAGTGCTGCATGGATTTCATTAAATAAATCGTTTGCCGAAATGGGGCATGAGAGATTAGAGCAGGGTCTTGTTGGCACAGCACATGCATTAAATAATATTGCTCCATTATTTGTAATGGCAGATCCACAAGATATTCATGTAATACCACAGGTGAAGGCAGATCATAATGAAAAGCCAACTATATTCTTTTATGATCGTTATCCTGGCGGTATTGGATTAAGTGAAAAAATTTACTCAGGTATGAATGTAGTATTTTCAGAAACGAAAAAGATGATTGATCACTGTCAATGTCAAACCGGGTGCCCATCCTGTATCGGGACAGATACTGTCAGTGAGTCCGCAAAAAATGATACATTAAATATAATAGACGCATTTTTACATTCTTCCGATTAAATGAGGTTGTTCAGAAATGTCATTGAAAAATAAATTGAATCGGTTAAAACCACATTTAACTGGGGGGGCAAAGGGAGTTAACCACCATAATGCTTCTCCTGAGACAACAAGAATTGAGATACCTTTTCTATCTAAATGGGAAAGTGATAATGTGACCCCCTATTTTTTGGATAAGGATTACTGCCTGATTCGTGAAGTAAAATATCCATTGTCACAAAAACATGGTCATTATTTTTTTCATGATTTCCTTACAGCCGTTGAAATCTGGAATAAGCAGCCAATTAGTCATCCATTATCAGCAGAAGGGCACCGTGCGGAAGAATTATTCTTTTTTGATACAGAAACGACAGGACTTGGCGGTGGAGTAGGGAATACGATTTTTTTACTTGGATACGCCAGTGTAATCGGTGAAAATCTTGTTTTAAGGCAGCATATTCTCCCGCATCCAGGGGCTGAAGTTCCTTTATATCAAAGCTTTCTAGAGCAGGTAAACTATAAAACATTAGTCACTTATAATGGAAAATCCTTTGATTGGCCGCAAGTAAAAACCAGGCATACCCTTGTAAGGGATCATGTTCCAAAGTTGCCTGCTTTTGGACATTTTGATTTGTTTCATGCAGCAAGGAGACTATGGAAACATAAATTGGACCGGCTGAAATTGGCGGTGGTCGAAAAAGATGTCTTAGGTATCGAACGTGAAGATGATATACCAGGTTATTTAGCTCCAATGATTTATTTTGATTTCATTGAAAGTAAACAGCCGGATGGAATGCTTGGAATCATTAAACACAATGAAATTGATATATTATCTCTTGTCACATTATATACCCATCTGACCTTTCAACTTTGTGGGATGGATGACAGCCGAACAAGAAAAGAATCATTTGAAGTCGGAAGGTGGTACGCTTCATTAGGGGAAAAGGATGAGGCTGCAAAGGTATTGACGAAACTTATAGATGGCAGTGATTTTACTTCTCTACAAGCAAAGCTGGCATTAGCCTATCAATCTAAAAAAGAGCAAAACTGGGATATTAGTTTATCCTTATTTTTAGAGGTAGCTGACGCTAGAAATCCACGACTGAGTATTGAGGCATGTATAGAAGTTGCAAAAATATATGAGCATAAGATAAAAGATTACAAGCTTGCTTTAGATTATTGCCTAATTGCTTTGGAGATTGTGGGGGACACAAAGGCTCCAATCCAAAAACCTCGGCAGCAGCTAGAAAACAGACTGAACCGTTTAGAGAGGAAATACGCTAATTTTCCCAGTTAACTCTGTTTTCTTCGATCATCGATTATTTGTAACAAAAATTTCACAATTATTTACCCGGAAAATGATAATCTCATATTGTTTCTTATGGTTGAACGTTGTAAAATATTAAACTGTGAGTAAAAAACGACTATAAAACAATAATGGGGTAGATACTATGTATAAAGCAATCTTGTATTTATTTTTTATTGTCGTTTGTTTGACTGCAGTACTTTTTTCAAGCTTAAAAGATAACTTATATTCGATGCTATAAAAGTAAAAGCGCCTTTTGCGAATAGACGCTTATCACTATGCAAATGAGTTAGACGATTGTCTAAGTGAAGTTAATCTTAATTAGATATATGAAAAATAGGTATTTTCATTAGTACAAGAATTACTCTCCTATCATAGGCTGTTAATGTAAACAGATTAAATATTCGAAGGGAGAGTTTATATTGTATCTTGGAACTAATTTTGCGCCGCCAGTCATTCATCCGACTAAACAAATAGTAAACCACACTTTCTCAACAACAGTGGTACCGCACATTCATCCAACACATACAACAACTATTAATCATCATATGTTCCAGCATAAACACTATTGTCCTCAGACAGCTTCTTGTGCACAGGATTGTTGTCATCAACATATTAACTGCTGTGGAGGCGGTATGCCGGCACCTGCGCCGACTGCTGTTGCTGGAGCTCAAAGCAATGCATTACCTCCTGGAAACAACATGCCGCCTAATATGGGACCAGGCATGATGGGACCGGGTATGGGACCAGGCATGATGGGACCAGGTATGGGACCAGGCATGATGGGGCCAGGTATGGGACCAGGCATGATGGGACCAGGTATGGCTCCAGGAATGGGACCAGGTCAATTCCCACCTCGTCCGCGACGTTTCTTTGGATAATCAAAAAAACAAGGGCAATTTGCCCTTGTTTTTTTGTGTTATTTTGATATGTTTATAAAAAAAGATGGTGCTCATCTACCAATTAAGGAGAAGAATAACCTTGATTAAAGTTTTAGCAGTATCAGGTTACAAACCATTTGAATTAGGAATTTTTAAAAATGACCATCCTTCGGTTATGTTTATTAAAGCGGCATTAAAGAAAGAGTTAATACCAATGATTGAAGATGGATTAGAGTGGGTACTAATTAGTGGACAACTCGGTGTTGAACTTTGGGCAGCAGAAGTTATATTTGAACTAAAATCAGAATATCCTGAAGTAAAGTTGGCTGTTATTACACCTTTTTTAGATCAAGAGGCATCCTGGCGTGAGAACAACACAGAATGGTATAAATCTATCCTTGCACAGGCAGATTTCATTGATTCGGTAACGAAAAAAGGGTTTGAAAAACCATGGCAATTCTGCTTAAAAAATCAATTTTTTATTGAAAAAAGTGACGGATTGCTCCTTTTATATGATCATGAGAAGGAAGGAAGTCCAAGATACATATACGAAATGGCTATTCAATATCAAAACAAACATTCTTATCCTATCCAGTTGATTACATTTTATGATTTACAAGTAATTGTTGAAGAAGAAGAGTTAAAACGTTCAGATTTTTGAACAATTATAGGCTAATGAGAATGGATTATATAGTAATAAGAAAGAAGAATTGACAAAACCAACTATTTTTGAAAAAATAATAGGTAATGATTGGCGAATGACTTGAGGTGAATTAAATGGTGACCGATAAAGTGAAACTAACCGCTAAGGATATTTTAGAAAAAGAATTTAAGACCGGAGTACGAGGCTATAAACAAGAAGATGTGGATAAGTATTTAGACTTGATTATTAAGGATTATGAAATGTTCCACCAGGAAATAGAAGATCTTCAACAAGAAAATCTCCGTTTACGAAAGCAACTTGAAGAAGCATCTAGAAGGCAGCCAGTAACACAGCCTGCAGGAACGACTAACTTTGATATTTTGAAGCGATTATCCAACCTTGAAAAGCATGTCTTTGGTAATAAACTATACGATTAACAGATTGTACCTTGATTTCCTAATTAAAACCATTGATTAATAAAACACAAATGCATATAATAAAAAAGTACTCATTAATGACGTTCG from Neobacillus sp. CF12 encodes:
- the recU gene encoding Holliday junction resolvase RecU, yielding MNFNYPNGKRYIPKSNELESKEKKQGNHSFSNRGMTLEDDLNDTNDYYRERKIACIHKKPTPVQIVQVDYPKRSAAVIKEAYFKQASTTDYNGVYKGRYIDFEAKETANTTSFPLKNFHQHQIDHMQEVVSQGGICFVILRFSKVEQVYFLEAKHLFSFWGRMQNGGRKSITKEEIEEIGVYIPLGFQPRIDYIKIIDTLYQL
- a CDS encoding DUF2515 family protein is translated as MNHLTIHEIETISQIRTETDKLNLDNISRTNAYFSYFKKNPDIIWSFLASMVSRNGGWNMCDLEGHVFREILEPSTRKDLFLTFERVNWLIFHDVYPQLLVYQYSTKIKRPMFHLLPYFKCSGFIQREWERYWKEGNRERLTTSLIINEQNVIHAPVIGHPVYRKRVFRSWIFNVQDWLHFSSVLFPTCGGELYGASVNGFKSLAKRINLGKRLARILTHPRLFPLFFEFADRTPHTGSRFDYEQYFKTRTNRKTPILRATFPIIEHKHYQYEDWSKERVISPAWLHFPARHHHTIHLTDWYFEKSNQLDLMLALHKASHIKKI
- a CDS encoding DUF1798 family protein, whose translation is MSEEILQLTKKLLHYNQSFLEYFEEAREKGTTHDFHAVILPFANEVKSTSQEWSTLMKNWLKNSPQKHLHLKQIDTTLDHIEQLSIQAFFPKTSKSRFLNANRTVEFFLLEIIRELEN
- the yppF gene encoding YppF family protein — encoded protein: MDIRSLKSKFNQSRDYSTDDVNALMDFAKKAYIHNEINIKEYRLLVRELEAQGAVIPDDYKEDSLIENS
- a CDS encoding YppG family protein — translated: MYGRNRSNYYLNHGYLGQMNYREPGYYQSHYQPVPRNQPYHYQEEQSMEWYPYQQHNPYFQQSFQQPYQPPYHPYESTFQPSGNLLQMPNPTGYYPPKDAQFLFQNPLQPKEEMTPNPYMQQMNGYSVMNPYPKSSGMLKQPGGIQSLMNSFKSQDGTVDVNKMVNTAGQMVNAVTQVSSLVKGLGGIFKA
- a CDS encoding Hsp20/alpha crystallin family protein; the protein is MMSSVPPSDQNNNKKMKPEQFRDIFRTMNDLIHEKPVKGFLQSIDEFFSNPFPSGAFPVQVRENEDNYIIAAELPGIKKEQIRLNILPNQLTISIENNESETKEDSNNHIFQKRVSQQRLSRTISLPVMINEKMVKASYRDGLLTITIPLVRGTTINIED
- a CDS encoding Crp/Fnr family transcriptional regulator is translated as MRIEDIKKVLSEFMLFRELDDYELTKIANISIAREWKKQSHVFLQGDPLENVYFIYDGKIKVYKSDIHGKEQIVAIMKKGEMFPHVGFFRKGSYPAYAEVLEPSTLIAVPISKFESVLIEYPELSIKVFKVLGEKIVDLQNRLEEQILNNTYEQIIKLLIRLGQKHGKELEDGTILLKSEFTNRDLASMIGTTRETISRTLTKMKKDELIEVDDHGNMLLDIDVLLSEINLI
- a CDS encoding DEAD/DEAH box helicase; protein product: MKLKKNLQEILADLKINDNFKENIVTWKTLEAKEAQTVSLPDNLHTALRDSLKSKGIERLYTHQKTAYENIIACKSVVAVTPTASGKTLCYNLPVLQSILSNPNARALYMFPTKALAQDQKSEINEIIQAAGIDINSYTYDGDTPANIRQKVRKAGHVVITNPDMLHSAILPHHTKWVSLFENLKFVVIDELHTYRGVFGSHVANVIRRLKRICTYYGSNPVFICTSATIANPLELAQKLTEEKMVLIDNNGAPSGMKHFLFYNPPIVNKPLNIRRSATLEVRKIAGELLKNKIQTIVFARSRVRVEIILTYLQELVKNQLGPKSIMGYRGGYLPTERRKIEKGLRSGDIYGVVSTNALELGVDIGQLQVCIMTGYPGTISSAWQQAGRAGRRHGEALVIMVASSSPLDQYIIQNPEYFFNKSPETARINPDNLIILIDHMKCAAFELPFKVGEQFGEVGTEDLLEYLTEERILYQNGDKWFWMNDSFPAHNISLRSASQENVIIVDQSDIANARVIGEMDRFSAMTLLHDEAIYLHQGTQFQVEKLDWEEKKAFVREVDVDYFTDANLAVQLKVLEEDKLNRFESAEVGYGDVSVRAMATIFKKIKFETHENIGSGPIHLPEEELHTSAAWISLNKSFAEMGHERLEQGLVGTAHALNNIAPLFVMADPQDIHVIPQVKADHNEKPTIFFYDRYPGGIGLSEKIYSGMNVVFSETKKMIDHCQCQTGCPSCIGTDTVSESAKNDTLNIIDAFLHSSD
- a CDS encoding ribonuclease H-like domain-containing protein produces the protein MSLKNKLNRLKPHLTGGAKGVNHHNASPETTRIEIPFLSKWESDNVTPYFLDKDYCLIREVKYPLSQKHGHYFFHDFLTAVEIWNKQPISHPLSAEGHRAEELFFFDTETTGLGGGVGNTIFLLGYASVIGENLVLRQHILPHPGAEVPLYQSFLEQVNYKTLVTYNGKSFDWPQVKTRHTLVRDHVPKLPAFGHFDLFHAARRLWKHKLDRLKLAVVEKDVLGIEREDDIPGYLAPMIYFDFIESKQPDGMLGIIKHNEIDILSLVTLYTHLTFQLCGMDDSRTRKESFEVGRWYASLGEKDEAAKVLTKLIDGSDFTSLQAKLALAYQSKKEQNWDISLSLFLEVADARNPRLSIEACIEVAKIYEHKIKDYKLALDYCLIALEIVGDTKAPIQKPRQQLENRLNRLERKYANFPS
- a CDS encoding CotD family spore coat protein; the encoded protein is MYLGTNFAPPVIHPTKQIVNHTFSTTVVPHIHPTHTTTINHHMFQHKHYCPQTASCAQDCCHQHINCCGGGMPAPAPTAVAGAQSNALPPGNNMPPNMGPGMMGPGMGPGMMGPGMGPGMMGPGMGPGMMGPGMAPGMGPGQFPPRPRRFFG
- a CDS encoding DUF1273 domain-containing protein, coding for MKVLAVSGYKPFELGIFKNDHPSVMFIKAALKKELIPMIEDGLEWVLISGQLGVELWAAEVIFELKSEYPEVKLAVITPFLDQEASWRENNTEWYKSILAQADFIDSVTKKGFEKPWQFCLKNQFFIEKSDGLLLLYDHEKEGSPRYIYEMAIQYQNKHSYPIQLITFYDLQVIVEEEELKRSDF
- the gpsB gene encoding cell division regulator GpsB, whose amino-acid sequence is MVTDKVKLTAKDILEKEFKTGVRGYKQEDVDKYLDLIIKDYEMFHQEIEDLQQENLRLRKQLEEASRRQPVTQPAGTTNFDILKRLSNLEKHVFGNKLYD